A window of the Gemmatirosa kalamazoonensis genome harbors these coding sequences:
- a CDS encoding FecR family protein, with translation MDHQPGADLPPDESNEPGDPGWEAIARDLAGEADPASASTARTWRGEHPDDAAAVDALDRTLDRLAFAAPPDLDVEAALRRVKARRAEEATRTPADVFPLRPRPRAWPVAARAAAALLLVAGGVAGWRALRGRAATEDVAGRTFATAVGVRDSLRLPDGSRVLLGPGSTLDVASDFGAARREVRLRGEAYFTVRHDARAPFVVRTGAASVHDVGTAFVVRDGSDGRVTVAVTDGVVMLRAATADTAGVLVRAHARGVVVPGRSPVVATDVVTEQDLSWTRGQLAFRDTPFPEVAAELRRWYGVELRPADPSLAASLAERHLTAAFHGEPADEVLRVVALALGASIERRGDTAFVRP, from the coding sequence ATGGATCATCAGCCAGGCGCCGACCTCCCGCCCGACGAGTCGAACGAGCCGGGCGATCCGGGATGGGAGGCGATCGCCCGCGACCTCGCCGGCGAGGCGGACCCGGCATCGGCGTCGACGGCGCGGACCTGGCGCGGCGAGCACCCCGACGACGCGGCCGCGGTCGACGCGCTCGACCGCACGCTCGACCGGCTCGCGTTCGCGGCACCGCCGGATCTCGACGTCGAGGCCGCGCTCCGCCGGGTGAAGGCGCGCCGCGCCGAGGAGGCCACGCGCACGCCGGCGGACGTGTTCCCGCTCCGCCCGCGACCGCGGGCGTGGCCGGTCGCGGCGCGCGCCGCGGCGGCGCTGCTGCTCGTGGCAGGCGGCGTGGCGGGGTGGCGCGCGCTGCGCGGGCGCGCGGCGACCGAGGACGTCGCCGGGCGCACGTTCGCCACCGCGGTGGGCGTGCGCGACTCGCTGCGCCTCCCCGACGGCAGCCGCGTGCTGCTCGGCCCCGGGAGCACGCTCGACGTGGCGAGCGATTTCGGCGCGGCGCGGCGCGAGGTGCGGCTGCGCGGCGAGGCCTACTTCACCGTCAGGCACGACGCGCGGGCGCCGTTCGTGGTGCGCACCGGCGCGGCGAGCGTGCACGACGTCGGCACGGCGTTCGTGGTGCGCGACGGCAGCGACGGGCGCGTGACGGTGGCCGTCACGGACGGCGTGGTGATGCTGCGCGCGGCGACGGCCGACACGGCGGGCGTGCTGGTGCGGGCGCACGCGCGCGGCGTGGTGGTGCCGGGACGCTCGCCCGTCGTCGCGACCGACGTCGTGACGGAGCAGGACCTGTCGTGGACGCGCGGGCAGCTCGCGTTCCGGGACACGCCGTTCCCCGAGGTGGCGGCGGAGCTGCGGCGGTGGTACGGCGTGGAGCTGCGGCCGGCCGACCCGTCGCTCGCCGCGTCGCTCGCCGAACGGCACCTCACGGCGGCGTTCCACGGCGAGCCGGCGGACGAGGTGCTGCGGGTGGTGGCGCTCGCGTTAGGCGCGTCGATCGAGCGACGCGGCGATACGGCGTTCGTGCGACCCTGA
- a CDS encoding RNA polymerase sigma-70 factor: MTDDRATATRGEAERALFARLATGDEEAFDAIFRAWYPPLVRIAEGIVRERAVAEEVVQDVLLEVWRRRESLGKEESPRAYLIRAARNRALNHVRHLRVQQKSAPYIGGRDADAPEGMSRLVEAELDSAVRDAVAGLPPRCREVFELSRVHGLSYAEIARSLEISVKTVEAQMGKALRVLRERLAPWLPGGDRASARDG, from the coding sequence GTGACGGACGACCGAGCGACCGCCACCCGCGGCGAGGCCGAGCGCGCGCTGTTCGCCCGACTGGCCACCGGCGACGAGGAGGCGTTCGACGCGATCTTCCGCGCCTGGTATCCGCCGCTCGTGCGCATCGCCGAAGGCATCGTCCGCGAGCGCGCCGTGGCCGAGGAGGTCGTGCAGGACGTGCTGCTCGAGGTGTGGCGCCGCCGCGAGTCGCTCGGCAAGGAGGAGAGCCCGCGCGCGTATCTCATCCGCGCCGCGCGCAATCGGGCGCTGAACCACGTCCGCCACCTCCGCGTCCAGCAGAAGAGCGCGCCCTACATCGGCGGCCGCGATGCCGACGCGCCCGAAGGCATGTCCCGCCTCGTGGAGGCCGAACTGGACTCGGCGGTGCGCGACGCCGTCGCCGGACTGCCGCCACGCTGTCGCGAAGTGTTCGAGCTCAGTCGCGTGCACGGCCTGTCGTACGCCGAGATCGCGCGGTCGCTCGAGATCTCGGTGAAGACCGTCGAGGCGCAGATGGGCAAGGCGCTGCGGGTGCTGCGGGAACGGCTCGCCCCGTGGCTGCCGGGGGGCGACCGGGCCAGCGCACGCGACGGCTGA
- a CDS encoding cupredoxin domain-containing protein, whose amino-acid sequence MRRSRTIMLSVILLAAQACADHPDTTGPGARTPAAASLAAAKVKQQPIQMFDRCDALTFNTLGAGTCIRPERGVTLPDFIAEIQRTGAAQAWRFEPGEVTIPLGTTLLAVNRGGEVHTFTEVAHFGGGRLQLLNDLSGNPIPAPECLALPASADVRPGGSFPDTPDEVGTELYQCCIHPWMRTTVHIRPRS is encoded by the coding sequence ATGCGCCGCTCACGCACGATCATGCTCTCCGTCATCCTGCTCGCCGCCCAGGCGTGCGCCGATCACCCCGACACGACGGGGCCGGGCGCACGCACGCCCGCGGCCGCGAGTCTCGCAGCGGCGAAGGTGAAGCAGCAGCCGATCCAGATGTTCGACCGGTGCGACGCGCTGACGTTCAACACGCTCGGCGCCGGCACCTGCATTCGCCCCGAGCGCGGGGTGACGCTCCCCGACTTCATCGCCGAGATCCAGCGGACGGGCGCCGCGCAGGCGTGGCGCTTCGAGCCGGGCGAGGTGACGATCCCGCTCGGCACGACGCTGCTCGCCGTGAACCGCGGCGGCGAGGTGCACACGTTCACCGAGGTGGCACACTTCGGCGGCGGCCGCCTGCAGCTGCTGAACGACCTGTCCGGCAACCCGATTCCCGCGCCGGAGTGTCTCGCGCTGCCGGCGAGCGCGGACGTGCGGCCGGGCGGCAGCTTCCCCGATACGCCGGACGAGGTGGGGACGGAGCTGTATCAGTGCTGCATCCACCCGTGGATGCGCACCACCGTGCACATTCGCCCGCGCTCGTGA
- a CDS encoding sulfite exporter TauE/SafE family protein, whose amino-acid sequence MLALGLALAALIGLSLGLLGGGGSILTVPVFVYVLGYAAKPAIAMSLPVVGTTSLVGAVRHWREGNVNLRVALLFGVVAMLGSFTGARFAARVRGPLQLLLLGAVMLAAAASMLRRPRALRDAEAVDAVDGSAHVRPLVYAVGLGVGFLTGLVGIGGGFLIVPALVVLAHVPMKQAVGTSLVVIAMNSASGYAGYAGRVHVPWPLVAAFTAVAIVGIVIGTRLVRHIPALTLRRAFGVFLVLLGALVVWQNRGAFGG is encoded by the coding sequence ATGCTCGCTCTCGGACTCGCCCTCGCGGCGCTCATCGGCCTGTCGCTCGGCCTCCTCGGCGGCGGCGGGTCGATCCTCACGGTCCCGGTGTTCGTCTACGTCCTCGGCTACGCGGCGAAGCCGGCGATCGCGATGAGCCTTCCGGTCGTCGGCACGACGAGCCTCGTCGGCGCCGTGCGCCACTGGCGCGAGGGGAACGTGAACCTGCGCGTCGCGCTGCTGTTCGGCGTGGTGGCGATGCTCGGCTCGTTCACCGGTGCGCGATTCGCCGCGCGCGTGCGGGGACCGCTCCAGCTGCTGCTGCTCGGCGCCGTGATGCTCGCCGCGGCGGCGTCGATGCTGCGCCGTCCGCGCGCGCTGCGCGACGCCGAAGCGGTCGACGCCGTGGATGGATCGGCGCACGTGCGTCCGCTCGTCTACGCCGTGGGGCTCGGCGTCGGCTTCCTCACGGGGCTCGTCGGCATCGGCGGCGGATTCCTCATCGTCCCCGCGCTCGTCGTGCTCGCGCACGTGCCGATGAAGCAGGCCGTGGGCACGTCGCTCGTCGTCATCGCCATGAACTCCGCGTCGGGCTACGCGGGCTACGCGGGGCGCGTGCACGTCCCATGGCCGCTCGTCGCCGCGTTCACCGCCGTGGCGATCGTCGGCATCGTGATCGGCACGCGCCTCGTGCGCCACATCCCCGCGCTCACGCTGCGCCGCGCGTTCGGCGTGTTTCTCGTGCTCCTCGGCGCGCTCGTCGTGTGGCAGAACCGCGGCGCGTTCGGGGGCTGA
- a CDS encoding c-type cytochrome, whose product MPRHLVAALVVASLAACRAGEPGDAPAAKGGADRPAATEVRAASFDPAAWRAPADSEIPTDSLGASIRRGLALLQHTPDSLPHYAPGRIACRNCHLDGGRNVDAAPLAGSHARFPKYMERTGATITLADRVNYCFTRSLAGRRLPVESREMSDILAYLAFISRGVPVGAKLPGAGGLVAMKDTLVGDTLRGASVFRGKCAACHGADGAGNPAIPPGVPALWGAKSYSVGASMAREERAATFIWHNMPFGAGKTLTPQEAFDVAAYVNAHARPDSPGKELDWPAGGAPNDVPYDTKSGHKAHRPPPVLPRTNADGAIVPRPPRAATL is encoded by the coding sequence ATGCCGCGCCACCTCGTCGCCGCGCTCGTCGTCGCGTCGCTCGCCGCCTGTCGGGCAGGCGAGCCCGGCGACGCGCCCGCGGCGAAGGGCGGCGCCGACCGGCCGGCCGCGACCGAGGTGCGGGCGGCGTCGTTCGATCCGGCGGCGTGGCGCGCCCCCGCCGACTCCGAGATCCCGACCGACTCGCTCGGCGCGTCGATCCGGCGCGGGCTCGCGCTGCTGCAGCACACGCCGGACAGCCTGCCGCACTACGCGCCGGGACGCATCGCGTGCCGCAACTGTCACCTGGACGGCGGACGGAACGTCGACGCGGCACCGCTCGCCGGCTCGCACGCGCGCTTCCCGAAGTACATGGAGCGCACCGGGGCGACGATCACGCTCGCCGACCGCGTGAACTACTGCTTCACGCGGTCGCTCGCCGGGCGGCGGCTGCCGGTGGAGAGCCGCGAGATGAGCGACATCCTCGCGTACCTCGCGTTCATCTCGCGCGGCGTGCCGGTCGGCGCGAAGCTGCCCGGCGCCGGCGGCCTGGTGGCGATGAAGGACACGCTCGTCGGCGACACGCTGCGCGGCGCGTCCGTCTTCCGCGGCAAGTGCGCCGCGTGCCACGGCGCCGACGGGGCGGGCAACCCCGCGATCCCGCCCGGCGTGCCGGCGCTGTGGGGCGCCAAGTCGTACAGCGTCGGGGCGTCGATGGCGCGCGAGGAGCGCGCGGCGACGTTCATCTGGCACAACATGCCGTTCGGCGCGGGCAAGACGCTCACGCCCCAGGAAGCGTTCGACGTGGCGGCGTACGTGAACGCGCACGCGCGCCCCGACTCGCCGGGGAAGGAGCTCGACTGGCCCGCCGGCGGCGCGCCTAACGACGTGCCGTACGACACGAAGTCGGGCCACAAGGCCCACCGTCCCCCGCCCGTCCTGCCGCGCACGAACGCCGACGGCGCCATCGTGCCCCGTCCGCCGCGCGCGGCGACGCTCTGA
- the soxC gene encoding sulfite dehydrogenase, with product MPDQDGSPPPLSRRALLGGAAAAAGGAVLGAWTQPPNAPNAATAQPNAKAGAVSEAARAAQPSEPAPNAGPPGPPQAPPDPTKVPGPPSEALGPRSPFETPALAPTGVTTGAANTPLQALAGTITPSDLHFQRHHAGVAIIDPARWELLVHGLVDRPTMFTLADLKRLPSVTRTCFVECSGNGRAAYRTPKREMTPQDVDGMSSNSEWTGVPASVLLREVGVQRGASWVLAEGGDASMLTRSVPMAKLLDDAIVAYAQNGEALRAANGYPVRLLLPGFEGNMCIKWLRRLEVKTVPSMTRNETAKYTDPLPNGTSRQFSFEMDAKSIITSPAYPERLAGPGWWQITGLAWSGRGRITRVEVSTDGGRSWAAAELQGPVLPKAYTRFSHMWRWDGRATRLMSRAVDETGYTQPTLAEFRRVRGPGTDYHYNHIRAWDVTADGHVFYGVS from the coding sequence ATGCCTGACCAGGACGGATCCCCTCCGCCCCTCTCCCGACGCGCGCTCCTCGGCGGCGCCGCCGCCGCCGCCGGCGGCGCGGTGCTCGGCGCATGGACGCAGCCGCCTAACGCGCCTAACGCAGCCACCGCGCAGCCCAACGCGAAGGCCGGCGCGGTGTCGGAGGCGGCGCGCGCCGCGCAGCCGAGCGAGCCGGCGCCGAACGCCGGGCCGCCCGGACCGCCGCAGGCGCCGCCCGATCCCACGAAGGTGCCCGGCCCGCCGTCGGAGGCGCTGGGACCGCGCTCGCCGTTCGAGACGCCCGCGCTCGCGCCGACCGGCGTGACGACCGGCGCGGCGAACACGCCGCTGCAGGCGCTCGCCGGCACCATCACGCCGTCGGACCTCCACTTCCAGCGCCACCACGCCGGCGTCGCCATCATCGACCCGGCGCGATGGGAGCTGCTCGTGCACGGCCTCGTCGACCGCCCGACCATGTTCACGCTCGCGGACCTCAAGCGCCTGCCGAGCGTGACGCGCACCTGCTTCGTGGAGTGCTCGGGGAACGGCCGCGCCGCGTACCGCACGCCGAAGCGCGAGATGACGCCGCAGGACGTCGACGGCATGTCGAGCAACAGCGAGTGGACGGGCGTCCCGGCGTCGGTGCTGCTGCGCGAGGTGGGCGTGCAGCGCGGGGCGTCGTGGGTGCTCGCCGAGGGCGGCGACGCGTCCATGCTCACGCGCTCGGTGCCGATGGCGAAGCTGCTCGACGACGCGATCGTCGCCTACGCGCAGAACGGCGAAGCGCTGCGCGCGGCGAACGGCTACCCGGTGCGGCTCCTGCTCCCGGGGTTCGAGGGCAACATGTGCATCAAGTGGCTGCGGCGCCTCGAGGTGAAGACGGTGCCGAGCATGACGCGCAACGAGACCGCGAAGTACACCGACCCGCTGCCTAACGGCACGTCGCGGCAGTTCAGCTTCGAGATGGACGCGAAGTCGATCATCACGTCGCCGGCGTATCCCGAGCGGCTCGCGGGCCCCGGCTGGTGGCAGATCACGGGGCTCGCCTGGTCGGGGCGCGGACGCATCACGCGGGTCGAGGTGAGCACCGACGGCGGCCGCTCGTGGGCCGCCGCCGAGCTGCAGGGGCCCGTGCTGCCGAAGGCGTACACGCGCTTCAGCCACATGTGGCGATGGGACGGGCGCGCCACGCGCCTCATGAGCCGCGCCGTCGACGAGACGGGCTACACGCAGCCCACGCTCGCCGAGTTCCGGCGCGTGCGCGGGCCCGGCACCGACTACCACTACAACCACATCCGGGCGTGGGACGTGACGGCCGACGGACACGTGTTCTACGGGGTGAGCTGA
- a CDS encoding c-type cytochrome — MRARIVRHLAALAAVAPVACARDASPAAERYGVGRAATAQEVAAWDIDVDTTGHGLPAGRGTAAEGAQVYAAKCASCHGAKGEGQGAFPKLVQPAALDPVTRDSFPFDRDFKIAKTVGNYWPYATTLYDYVRHAMPYTQPGSLTPDETYAVVAYLLAENHVIPGDAVMDARSLPRVVMPARRHFVPDDRKGATVR, encoded by the coding sequence ATGCGCGCCCGCATCGTTAGGCACCTCGCCGCGCTCGCGGCGGTCGCACCGGTGGCGTGCGCGCGCGACGCCTCGCCCGCGGCCGAGCGCTACGGCGTGGGACGCGCGGCGACGGCGCAGGAAGTCGCCGCGTGGGACATCGACGTCGACACCACGGGCCACGGGCTGCCCGCGGGGCGCGGCACCGCGGCCGAGGGCGCGCAGGTGTACGCGGCGAAGTGCGCGAGCTGCCACGGCGCGAAGGGCGAGGGGCAGGGCGCCTTCCCGAAGCTCGTGCAGCCGGCGGCGCTCGACCCGGTGACGCGCGACTCGTTCCCGTTCGATCGCGACTTCAAGATCGCGAAGACGGTGGGCAACTACTGGCCGTACGCGACGACGCTCTACGACTACGTGCGCCACGCGATGCCGTACACGCAGCCCGGATCGCTGACCCCCGACGAGACGTACGCCGTGGTCGCGTATCTCCTGGCGGAGAACCACGTGATCCCCGGCGACGCCGTGATGGACGCGCGCTCGCTGCCCCGCGTGGTGATGCCCGCGCGCCGACACTTCGTCCCCGACGACCGGAAGGGGGCGACGGTGCGCTGA
- a CDS encoding ROK family transcriptional regulator: MRKINTRNFHRASRSTSREVNRQIVLNLIREQQPISRADLARRMEVARSALTLIVRELVASGSIYESVDDSGTHGLGRRPTLLRVRTNAQLAIAVDVRSTDTTIALADFSGQVLARDTFATPDTPEALIDELAERIPVLHPPPAGGLGAGHGERRGVAIVVPGMVDGRTGRVLYAPRLRWRDVDLCAPLSRRLGLPVYLENAPIACALARLWLAPEETAAVRNFAYVSISEGVGVGLVANGEALRGEAHTAGEFGHVLLDPHGPTCVCGKRGCWESFTCNAMTVERYVERVMHRRARRAAGERWSDATLSADAYARPTTVEEIVGRAGRGEEEAIWALAETGWYIGRGLASVVSAFNPGRIYVGGEITAGWAFIEGPLRQALTEGTLTEAARLTPVLPDRRPAEYRLLGAVALVAAPTFAAPPVA; encoded by the coding sequence ATGCGGAAGATCAACACTCGCAACTTCCACCGGGCCAGCCGCTCGACCTCGCGCGAGGTCAACCGCCAGATCGTGCTGAACCTGATCCGCGAGCAGCAGCCGATCTCGCGGGCGGATCTCGCGCGGCGCATGGAGGTCGCGCGTTCCGCGCTGACGCTCATCGTACGCGAGCTCGTCGCGTCGGGCTCGATCTACGAGAGCGTGGACGACTCGGGCACGCACGGGCTCGGGCGACGCCCGACGCTCCTGCGCGTGCGCACGAACGCGCAGCTCGCCATCGCGGTCGACGTCCGCTCGACGGACACGACGATCGCGCTCGCCGACTTCTCCGGGCAGGTGCTCGCGCGCGACACGTTCGCGACGCCCGACACCCCCGAGGCGCTCATCGACGAGCTGGCCGAGCGCATCCCGGTGCTGCACCCGCCGCCGGCCGGCGGCCTCGGCGCCGGCCACGGCGAGCGGCGCGGCGTGGCGATCGTCGTGCCGGGGATGGTCGACGGACGCACCGGCCGCGTGCTGTACGCGCCGCGGCTGCGCTGGCGTGACGTGGATCTCTGCGCGCCGCTCTCCCGACGGCTCGGATTGCCGGTGTACCTCGAGAACGCCCCGATCGCGTGCGCGCTGGCGCGACTCTGGCTCGCACCGGAGGAGACGGCAGCCGTGCGCAACTTCGCGTATGTCAGCATCTCCGAGGGGGTCGGCGTGGGGCTCGTGGCGAACGGGGAGGCATTGCGGGGCGAGGCGCACACCGCCGGCGAGTTCGGTCACGTGCTGCTCGATCCACACGGCCCGACGTGCGTGTGCGGCAAGCGCGGGTGCTGGGAGTCGTTCACGTGCAACGCGATGACGGTGGAGCGGTACGTGGAGCGCGTGATGCACCGACGGGCCCGCCGCGCCGCCGGCGAGCGGTGGAGCGACGCGACGCTGAGCGCCGATGCGTACGCCCGCCCCACGACGGTCGAGGAGATCGTCGGGCGCGCGGGGCGTGGGGAGGAGGAGGCGATCTGGGCGCTGGCCGAGACCGGCTGGTACATCGGGCGCGGGCTCGCGTCCGTCGTGAGCGCGTTCAACCCGGGGCGCATCTACGTCGGCGGCGAGATCACGGCGGGCTGGGCCTTCATCGAGGGCCCGCTGCGCCAGGCGCTGACCGAGGGGACGCTCACCGAGGCGGCGCGCCTCACGCCGGTCCTGCCGGACCGCCGCCCGGCCGAATACCGACTGTTGGGCGCGGTCGCCCTGGTCGCGGCGCCGACGTTCGCCGCACCGCCCGTCGCCTGA
- a CDS encoding DUF6209 family protein: MSARNPTVPDAAVLAFLDGWRELQHGDITAGGSLVVRYEPSRFRASAKEIVGYARFLPGGQIRHATLRERRAPRTTAVAAEIAVPPETDQVELWFQCVDADGETVWDSRFGENYRFEVVRPRPRPTDSLHARAGATVDAALITVAEDAAVKENAFESRPGYPSNSTSLQTSLHVAARVRRPVDPDGVWVDVHFFDAQATLIHGDTLPLRRAGPSDADHDLFVLDGVLYQGSVATPGSVTPRPDVRSVQYRLYCQVGDRIVTDGVLHRCFLATDAVSG; this comes from the coding sequence ATGTCCGCACGAAATCCGACCGTCCCCGACGCCGCCGTGCTCGCGTTCCTCGACGGATGGCGCGAGCTGCAGCACGGCGACATCACCGCGGGCGGCTCCCTCGTCGTGCGCTACGAGCCGTCGCGCTTCCGGGCGTCGGCGAAGGAGATCGTCGGCTACGCGCGCTTCCTTCCCGGTGGCCAGATCCGGCACGCGACACTGCGCGAGCGGCGGGCGCCGCGCACCACGGCGGTCGCCGCCGAGATCGCGGTGCCGCCGGAGACGGATCAGGTGGAGCTGTGGTTCCAGTGCGTCGACGCGGACGGCGAGACGGTCTGGGACAGTCGGTTCGGCGAGAACTACCGCTTCGAGGTCGTGCGTCCGCGGCCGCGTCCGACGGACTCGCTGCACGCGCGCGCCGGCGCGACGGTCGACGCGGCGCTCATCACGGTGGCCGAGGACGCGGCGGTGAAGGAGAACGCGTTCGAGAGCCGTCCCGGCTACCCGTCGAACTCGACGAGCCTGCAGACGAGCCTCCACGTCGCGGCGCGCGTGCGTCGTCCGGTGGACCCGGACGGCGTGTGGGTGGACGTGCACTTCTTCGACGCCCAGGCGACGCTGATCCACGGCGACACGCTGCCGCTGCGCCGCGCCGGCCCGTCGGACGCGGATCACGACCTCTTCGTGCTCGACGGGGTGCTCTACCAGGGCTCCGTCGCCACGCCCGGCTCGGTGACGCCGCGCCCCGACGTGCGCAGCGTGCAGTATCGGCTCTACTGCCAGGTCGGCGACCGCATCGTCACCGACGGCGTGCTGCATCGGTGCTTCCTGGCGACCGACGCAGTCAGCGGCTGA